The DNA segment ACCCGGCTGGATATTTTTCGCCTGCTGGTGCAGAAGGGGCCCGAGGGCCTGCCGGCGGGCGAGATCGGGACGCGGCTGGGGCAGCCGTCGCCGACGCTATCGTTTCACCTGAATCAGCTCAAGTTCGCCGGGCTGGTGAGCTCGCGGCGCGCCAGCCGGTCGATCATCTACAGCGCCAACTTCAAGCTGATGACCGCATTGCTTGGTTACCTGACCGAAAATTGCTGCGGCGGGCGGCCTGAGCTCTGCGCTCCGGCCAGCTTGTCCGGCTGCGAATCGGAGTGCGCGCCACAATCAACGATTGCAACCAGAAAAACTCGGAGGGTATCGGGATGAAACGCTTTCACGCTCACGTCATGGTTGAGGACCTGGAGTCCTCGGTGCGCTTTTACTCGACACTGTTCGGGACTGAACCGGTCGTGCTGAAAGCCGAAGTGGATGCTCGATGATCCGCGGGTGAACTTTGCGATCACCGCGGGAGCGTCAGTCACCGGGCTCGACCATCTGGGGCTGCAGGTCGATTCGGATGAGGAGCTGACGATAATCGCGGGGCGCCTGGAAGCCGCCGGGCAGTCAGTGAGGAAGCAGGAGAATGCATCGTGCTGCTATGCGCGCGGCAACAAGGGCTGGGTCGCCGATCCGAGCGGGATTTCGTGGGAGACGTTTTATACCTTCGGTGAGAGCACGGTTTACGGCGCCGATGTTGTATCGCGTCCGGCAACACCGAAAGGGCCGGTGGAGGAGGCGTGCTGCGCGCCCGCGCCCTCGGCGAGCAGCGCCTGTTGCTCCGGATCGCAGACGCAACAACGGGCTTGGTGCGGAGGAGATCCGGGGAAATGAGTGCAAGTATCGCAGTGGCGCCGGCGTCGATATTGCGCCGGCTTTC comes from the Candidatus Binataceae bacterium genome and includes:
- a CDS encoding metalloregulator ArsR/SmtB family transcription factor; this encodes MKKSAVIGALGALAQETRLDIFRLLVQKGPEGLPAGEIGTRLGQPSPTLSFHLNQLKFAGLVSSRRASRSIIYSANFKLMTALLGYLTENCCGGRPELCAPASLSGCESECAPQSTIATRKTRRVSG